In the Bremerella alba genome, one interval contains:
- a CDS encoding HAD-IIB family hydrolase has product MSKVLATDLDGTLIPLNDLAENTSDLALLAKALREKHVTLTFVTGRHLESVQDAIKRYALPAPDWVICDVGTSIYKRAEDDSFQIAQPYVDHLQSIVGEFSTGQLREEFASLETLRLQEEEKQGQFKLSFYCDAKKLHAIHDAVLDHLSHRGLPYSLISSIDPFTGDGLIDLLPTDVSKAYALQWWTEHAGLDNQELVFSGDSGNDLAAMTAGYRTIVVGNASAELMETVHGHYESRMQVDRVYIAEKFATSGVLAGCRHFGLL; this is encoded by the coding sequence GTGAGCAAGGTTCTGGCTACCGACTTAGACGGCACGCTGATTCCTTTGAATGACCTGGCGGAAAACACGTCCGATTTGGCCCTGTTAGCAAAAGCCCTTCGCGAAAAGCACGTCACCCTGACCTTCGTGACTGGTCGCCATTTAGAGTCGGTCCAGGACGCGATCAAGCGTTACGCATTGCCGGCTCCCGACTGGGTGATTTGCGATGTGGGGACTTCCATCTATAAGCGTGCTGAGGACGATTCGTTTCAAATCGCTCAGCCGTATGTCGATCATTTGCAAAGCATCGTGGGAGAGTTTTCAACTGGGCAATTGCGAGAAGAGTTCGCCTCGCTAGAGACGCTACGACTGCAAGAGGAAGAGAAGCAGGGGCAATTCAAACTCAGTTTCTATTGCGACGCGAAAAAGCTTCACGCCATCCACGACGCGGTCTTAGATCATTTGTCCCATCGTGGTCTGCCGTACAGCTTGATCAGCAGTATCGATCCATTCACCGGCGACGGCCTGATCGACCTTTTACCAACCGACGTCTCGAAGGCCTACGCGCTACAGTGGTGGACCGAGCATGCCGGGCTAGACAATCAAGAGCTCGTCTTCTCTGGCGACTCTGGCAACGACTTGGCAGCCATGACCGCCGGCTATCGGACGATTGTCGTCGGCAACGCTTCTGCAGAACTCATGGAAACGGTCCACGGACATTACGAAAGCCGCATGCAAGTCGACCGGGTCTACATTGCCGAGAAGTTCGCCACCAGCGGAGTCCTCGCTGGCTGCCGACACTTTGGACTGCTTTAG
- a CDS encoding transglutaminase family protein: protein MAILTAIHHSTKYKYDRKISVGAQTIRLRPAPHCRTPIHSYSLKISPQPHFLNWQQDPHGNFAARVVFPEPVDFFQVDVDLTAEMTVINPFDFFLEPDSEEYPIVYQEPLKTDLAPFLELEPPGPLLTEYLKGVDITPRRTVDFLVDINQRLQDDIKYTVRMEHGVQSAEQTLEKRLGSCRDSAWLLVQMLRHFGLAARFASGYICQLKPDIKSLDGPSGTEVDFTDLHAWTEVFLPGAGWVGLDPTSGLFAGEGHIPLACTPSPITAAPVSGSHEKAEVEFDFDMTITRFHEDPRVTKPYTDDEWQEIQSLGHEVDKHLDRVGITMTMGGEPTFVSIDDMEGDEWNTAAVGPTKRGLADKLMRKLFKRFGDGGFLHYGQGKWYPGESLPRWAFRCYWRYDGEPIWKDASLLAEDGVNYGHDTDLAMQFTRRLAEHLGVEPNHSSYAYEDAFYYTWMERRLPVNVDIHDSKLEDEEERSRIAKVFEQGITSPVGVVLPLRYLWWTAQPGWESGEWVVRSDELFLIPGDSAMGLRLPLKSLFYEAEGQAAALFPLDPMAVSAPLPSYAEFMSRRTPAMVGGDSGKPWSIKTSGGDDFRSASRPQGMAGQSLESDGFFGPGDWSDNGGPNPMNQFVRTAICVEPRGGCLHVFMPPLDRLEGYLELLSIVESVATELSSPVIIEGYLPPEDDRVNNLSVTPDPGVIEVNVQPANNWQELVDITTGVYEDAHHTRLGTEKFNKDGTHTGTGGGNHVVLGGPTPAQSPFLQRPDILRSLIGYWHNHPSLSYLFSGNFIGPTSQAPRIDEGRGDAIYELKIAFEQIPDKGHFSPWLVDRVFRNLLVDITGNTHRAEFCIDKLFSPDSSSGRRGLLEFRAFEMPPHAQMSLTQQLLLRSLMARFAEHPYKADLVDWDTSLHDRFMLPHFNYQDFEDVIDETKEAGFQLESKWFLPHFEFKFPKIGDFAHRGVKVELRKAIEPWYVLGEESGQGFTARYVDSSLERMQVKVNGAIAGRHYLMCNGRRIPLHPTGTEQQFVAGVRYRAWQPPSCLHPTIPVDEPLTIDLYDAWAERSLGGCRYHVGHPGGNNPESFPVNAFEAESRRGGRFEKMGHTPGHVELPPDETSSEFPFTLDLRRGKTKHL from the coding sequence ATGGCGATTCTGACGGCGATCCATCATTCGACCAAATACAAATACGATCGCAAGATCAGTGTAGGGGCTCAAACGATTCGGCTGCGTCCTGCTCCCCACTGCCGAACGCCCATTCATAGTTATTCTTTGAAGATCAGTCCCCAGCCACACTTTTTGAACTGGCAACAGGACCCCCACGGAAACTTCGCCGCTCGCGTTGTCTTTCCGGAACCCGTCGATTTTTTCCAGGTCGATGTCGATCTGACTGCCGAAATGACGGTGATCAATCCGTTCGACTTCTTCTTGGAGCCCGATTCGGAGGAATATCCGATCGTCTACCAGGAGCCGCTCAAGACCGACCTGGCTCCGTTTTTAGAACTGGAACCTCCGGGGCCTCTCCTGACCGAGTACCTCAAGGGGGTCGATATTACGCCGCGTCGCACGGTCGATTTTTTGGTCGATATCAACCAGCGGTTGCAGGACGACATCAAGTACACGGTTCGGATGGAGCATGGCGTCCAAAGCGCCGAGCAAACCTTAGAGAAGCGTCTCGGGTCATGCCGCGATTCGGCTTGGCTGCTGGTTCAGATGCTGCGTCACTTCGGGCTCGCGGCCCGGTTCGCCTCGGGCTATATCTGCCAGTTGAAGCCAGACATCAAATCGCTCGATGGTCCTTCCGGTACGGAAGTAGACTTCACCGATCTGCACGCCTGGACCGAGGTCTTCCTGCCGGGTGCCGGTTGGGTCGGTCTCGACCCAACGTCGGGGCTCTTCGCGGGTGAAGGACACATTCCGCTGGCATGTACCCCGTCGCCAATCACTGCGGCTCCTGTATCTGGAAGTCACGAGAAGGCCGAAGTCGAGTTTGACTTCGATATGACGATCACACGTTTCCACGAAGACCCGCGTGTGACCAAACCGTACACCGACGATGAATGGCAAGAGATCCAATCGCTCGGCCATGAAGTCGACAAGCATCTCGATCGCGTTGGCATCACGATGACCATGGGGGGCGAACCGACGTTCGTTTCCATCGACGACATGGAAGGCGACGAGTGGAACACGGCTGCCGTAGGGCCAACCAAGCGAGGCCTAGCCGATAAACTAATGCGTAAGCTGTTCAAACGCTTCGGCGACGGCGGCTTTCTGCATTACGGACAAGGCAAGTGGTACCCTGGCGAATCCCTTCCGCGTTGGGCTTTCCGCTGCTACTGGCGATACGATGGTGAACCGATCTGGAAAGACGCGTCGCTACTTGCGGAAGACGGCGTCAATTACGGTCACGATACCGACTTGGCCATGCAGTTCACGCGTCGCTTGGCCGAGCATCTTGGTGTTGAGCCGAACCATTCCAGCTATGCCTACGAAGACGCGTTCTATTACACCTGGATGGAACGTCGGCTTCCCGTGAATGTCGATATCCACGATTCCAAGCTGGAAGACGAAGAAGAACGTTCGCGGATCGCAAAGGTCTTCGAGCAGGGAATTACTTCGCCGGTCGGCGTTGTCCTGCCCCTTCGCTACCTGTGGTGGACTGCCCAGCCTGGCTGGGAAAGTGGTGAATGGGTAGTGCGCAGTGACGAGCTATTCCTCATTCCCGGCGACTCGGCGATGGGTTTGCGTTTGCCGCTGAAATCGTTGTTTTACGAAGCTGAAGGACAGGCCGCCGCGCTCTTCCCGCTCGATCCGATGGCCGTATCGGCTCCGCTTCCCTCCTATGCCGAGTTCATGTCCCGGCGTACTCCGGCCATGGTTGGCGGAGATTCAGGCAAGCCTTGGTCGATCAAAACCAGTGGTGGCGATGACTTCCGTAGTGCCTCGCGTCCGCAAGGAATGGCCGGACAAAGCCTAGAGTCGGACGGTTTCTTCGGCCCCGGCGATTGGAGCGACAATGGCGGCCCCAATCCGATGAATCAGTTTGTCCGGACGGCCATTTGTGTCGAGCCTCGTGGTGGATGCCTGCATGTCTTCATGCCGCCGTTGGATCGCCTGGAAGGCTACCTGGAACTATTGTCGATTGTCGAATCGGTTGCCACCGAATTGAGTTCGCCAGTCATCATCGAAGGCTACCTGCCTCCTGAAGATGATCGGGTTAATAACCTGAGCGTGACGCCCGATCCTGGCGTGATCGAAGTGAACGTTCAGCCTGCCAACAACTGGCAGGAACTCGTTGACATCACAACCGGCGTGTACGAAGACGCACACCATACCCGGCTCGGGACAGAGAAGTTCAACAAAGATGGTACGCACACCGGCACCGGTGGGGGTAACCACGTTGTGCTAGGTGGCCCGACCCCAGCACAGAGCCCGTTTCTTCAGCGACCCGATATTTTGCGAAGCCTGATTGGCTATTGGCACAATCACCCTTCGCTGTCGTATCTGTTCAGCGGCAACTTCATCGGCCCGACCAGTCAGGCTCCGCGAATTGACGAGGGTCGCGGTGACGCCATTTATGAACTGAAGATCGCCTTCGAGCAAATCCCCGATAAGGGGCATTTTTCGCCCTGGTTGGTCGACCGAGTTTTCCGCAACTTGCTGGTGGATATCACCGGAAACACGCACCGTGCAGAATTCTGTATCGATAAGCTGTTTTCACCTGACAGCAGTTCGGGACGCCGCGGCTTGCTTGAATTCCGCGCCTTCGAGATGCCGCCGCATGCTCAGATGAGCCTCACGCAGCAATTGCTGCTGCGGTCGCTAATGGCAAGATTTGCCGAGCATCCTTACAAAGCGGATTTGGTCGATTGGGATACGAGCTTGCACGATCGTTTCATGCTGCCTCACTTCAATTACCAAGACTTCGAAGACGTGATCGACGAAACCAAGGAGGCCGGATTCCAGTTGGAATCGAAATGGTTCCTCCCTCACTTCGAGTTCAAATTCCCGAAGATCGGGGACTTTGCCCATCGGGGTGTTAAGGTAGAACTTCGTAAAGCGATCGAGCCTTGGTATGTGCTCGGAGAAGAATCAGGGCAAGGGTTTACGGCCCGTTACGTCGATTCTTCCCTAGAGCGGATGCAGGTCAAAGTGAACGGTGCGATCGCTGGACGTCATTACCTGATGTGCAACGGCCGCAGAATTCCACTCCATCCCACCGGAACCGAACAGCAGTTCGTCGCCGGCGTGCGTTATCGGGCTTGGCAGCCACCTAGCTGCCTGCACCCGACGATCCCTGTTGACGAGCCGTTAACGATCGACCTGTACGATGCGTGGGCTGAAAGAAGCTTGGGGGGGTGCCGCTACCACGTAGGGCATCCTGGGGGGAATAATCCAGAATCTTTCCCTGTAAATGCTTTTGAGGCAGAATCTCGTCGTGGCGGTCGATTCGAGAAAATGGGGCATACTCCGGGTCATGTTGAGCTTCCACCGGATGAAACCTCAAGTGAATTCCCCTTCACGCTCGATTTGAGACGGGGTAAAACCAAGCATCTGTAA
- a CDS encoding PfkB family carbohydrate kinase — protein sequence MTDSKANRPPLILGEVLFDRFPDGRQVLGGAPFNVAWNLHGMGYHPCMVSAIGNDEAGQEVLRSMADWGMSAEQMQTIDTKPSGAVQVELKDGEPVYDILQDRAWDYIEPPAVEDYSGYSYLYYGSLAYRSERTAKTIRQIIDQSQLPRFVDLNIRPPWFKESWVSGLVDGADWLKLNHDELQRLTQMPCDTRENVRKAVDKLRTAHQVANFCITSGSKGAFLATSDGDGIEIAVTQPNPLVDTVGAGDGFASVLLAGLISGRPLRQVGDAASRFAGKVCENHGATCQDKSFYENVFT from the coding sequence GTGACTGACTCGAAAGCAAATCGTCCGCCGTTGATTCTTGGGGAAGTGCTTTTCGACCGCTTTCCGGATGGCCGCCAGGTTCTCGGTGGTGCTCCTTTTAACGTTGCCTGGAATCTTCATGGGATGGGTTATCATCCTTGTATGGTTTCGGCGATTGGCAACGACGAGGCCGGGCAAGAGGTGCTTCGCTCTATGGCTGATTGGGGGATGTCGGCGGAACAAATGCAGACGATCGATACCAAGCCATCTGGGGCGGTACAGGTCGAATTGAAAGATGGGGAGCCGGTCTACGACATTTTGCAAGATCGGGCTTGGGACTATATCGAGCCGCCGGCAGTTGAAGACTATTCCGGCTATTCGTATCTCTACTACGGAAGCCTGGCGTATCGAAGCGAGCGGACGGCGAAGACCATTCGGCAGATTATCGATCAGAGCCAATTGCCCCGGTTCGTCGATTTAAACATCCGCCCTCCGTGGTTTAAAGAGTCGTGGGTAAGTGGTTTGGTTGATGGTGCCGATTGGCTCAAGTTGAACCACGACGAACTCCAGCGACTCACTCAGATGCCTTGCGATACGCGTGAAAACGTTCGCAAAGCTGTCGATAAATTGCGTACGGCGCATCAAGTCGCCAATTTCTGTATCACATCGGGCTCGAAAGGTGCTTTTCTTGCCACAAGCGACGGTGATGGCATCGAAATTGCAGTCACTCAACCCAATCCTCTCGTCGACACGGTCGGCGCGGGGGATGGATTCGCGTCAGTCCTTCTCGCCGGACTGATATCGGGCCGCCCACTGCGACAGGTTGGCGATGCGGCGTCCCGATTTGCCGGGAAAGTATGCGAGAATCATGGAGCGACATGCCAAGACAAGTCGTTCTATGAAAACGTTTTCACTTAA
- a CDS encoding Lnb N-terminal periplasmic domain-containing protein, giving the protein MNSHSQQRRTAPGHQWMVLGLLCLGFFSTGCKAIVATNNRNWAPDQAKLPIGVVQGDEITIHNVRNCRYVTSDDYVVQYYDKDIRLSDIETVDYVVVPFKDSPSVAHTMLSFGLSDGQYLVSSVEIRKEANEEYSAWKGFFNQYELMYVIGDERDVINLSSNYYKSDVYLYRTVAQPEQAQALFLDVIKRANKLAADPEFYHTVTNNCTTNIVSHVNKIAPKSVPYDMRILLPGYSDEYAYSLGLLDTSVPFEQLRSQSQINHLAERYRDDENFSEYIRR; this is encoded by the coding sequence GTGAATTCGCATTCTCAGCAGCGTCGAACTGCGCCTGGCCATCAATGGATGGTTCTGGGATTGCTATGCTTGGGGTTCTTCTCGACCGGTTGTAAAGCGATCGTCGCGACCAACAACCGCAACTGGGCGCCCGATCAAGCGAAGCTCCCCATAGGTGTCGTGCAGGGAGACGAGATCACCATCCATAACGTGCGTAACTGCCGCTATGTCACGTCCGATGACTACGTGGTTCAGTACTACGACAAAGATATTCGCCTGAGCGATATCGAGACCGTCGACTACGTGGTCGTTCCCTTTAAAGACTCGCCCAGCGTCGCGCATACGATGCTCAGCTTCGGTCTGTCCGACGGGCAGTACTTGGTTTCTTCGGTCGAAATTCGCAAAGAAGCGAACGAAGAGTACTCGGCCTGGAAGGGCTTCTTCAACCAGTACGAACTGATGTACGTCATCGGCGACGAACGCGACGTGATCAATCTCAGCTCGAATTACTATAAGAGCGACGTTTATCTTTATCGTACGGTCGCTCAGCCTGAACAGGCCCAGGCTCTGTTTTTGGACGTCATCAAGCGAGCCAACAAATTGGCCGCTGACCCTGAGTTCTACCACACCGTGACCAACAACTGCACGACCAACATCGTGTCGCATGTCAACAAGATCGCCCCCAAGAGTGTCCCGTACGACATGCGAATTCTTCTGCCGGGCTACAGCGACGAGTACGCCTACTCGCTCGGCTTGTTGGACACGAGCGTCCCCTTCGAGCAGCTGCGCTCCCAGTCGCAGATCAATCATCTTGCCGAGCGGTACCGAGACGACGAGAACTTCTCGGAGTACATCCGCCGATAG
- a CDS encoding alpha-amylase family glycosyl hydrolase: MIGTSRNGQPDPLQTEAEISLKRLLPRLDAFWSEDDIACGLAREFTQRLVAQWPRLFRLLFTLYHDRYDFFYHLEEIMFTAARGWKQRSPELREQDDHRLNDPTWFQSEHMVGGALYVDLFSENLSKLRECIPYFKDLGLTYVHLMPLFAVRPGDNDGGYAISNYRSVDPRLGTIDDLRQLADEFREADICLCLDFVFNHTSDDHYWAQHAQAGDIEYQQYYYCFPDRTVPDQYERTLREIFPTVRRGNFTWHDGMQRWVWTTFNSFQWDLNYGNPAVFRAMLEEMLFIANTGVDILRLDAVAFIWKQMGTNCENRPEAHQLIQAFNCMAEIAAPGLVFKSEAIVHPDEVVKYIGEEECQISYNPTLMALLWESLATRSTQLLKKSLSHRHRLPHGTSWVNYLRCHDDIGWTFDDKDAAQLGINGYNHRQFLNNFYTGQFPGSFARGVPFQHNPATGDMRISGTLASLAGLEQAIEFHDPKLIEMSVRRMCLLYGITLSVGGIPLLYLGEEWGMLNDYDFVKDPAKAGDTRWIHRPKMKWEYLQNFKQEVDDQNGSIRGKIFRSIQKLISLRKNLPSLAGQQMELVPVDNPHVLGFVRHFEGNRTLVLANFTEEEQRVPANNVRTGGLGRFFQDLISEQEIATHEDLVMQPYGLLWLDRI, from the coding sequence ATGATCGGAACGAGTAGGAACGGACAGCCCGACCCACTGCAAACCGAAGCGGAGATCTCGCTCAAGCGACTTCTGCCGCGGCTGGATGCATTTTGGTCTGAGGACGATATCGCCTGTGGGCTGGCGCGCGAATTCACGCAGCGCCTGGTAGCCCAGTGGCCACGGTTGTTTCGACTGCTCTTTACGCTGTATCACGATCGATATGACTTCTTCTATCACTTGGAAGAGATCATGTTCACAGCGGCACGCGGTTGGAAGCAACGTAGTCCCGAGCTGCGCGAACAAGACGACCACCGCTTAAACGATCCGACCTGGTTTCAGTCGGAACACATGGTGGGCGGTGCGCTTTACGTCGATCTCTTCTCCGAGAATCTCAGCAAGCTACGCGAGTGCATTCCCTACTTTAAAGATCTCGGACTGACCTACGTTCACTTGATGCCGTTGTTCGCCGTGCGCCCAGGCGACAACGACGGCGGTTACGCGATCAGCAATTATCGTAGCGTTGATCCCCGTCTGGGCACGATCGACGATCTTCGCCAACTGGCCGACGAATTTCGCGAAGCCGATATTTGTCTGTGTCTCGACTTTGTCTTCAACCACACGTCGGATGATCATTATTGGGCGCAGCATGCTCAAGCTGGCGATATCGAATATCAGCAGTACTATTACTGCTTCCCCGATCGCACCGTTCCCGATCAGTACGAACGCACCCTGCGTGAGATTTTCCCCACCGTTCGTCGCGGCAACTTCACCTGGCATGACGGGATGCAACGCTGGGTTTGGACGACCTTCAATAGCTTTCAGTGGGACCTGAACTACGGTAATCCGGCGGTCTTCCGGGCAATGCTCGAAGAAATGCTCTTCATCGCTAACACCGGCGTCGACATTTTGCGGTTGGATGCGGTGGCGTTCATTTGGAAGCAAATGGGCACCAACTGTGAAAACCGCCCCGAAGCGCACCAGTTGATCCAGGCATTCAATTGCATGGCCGAGATTGCCGCGCCCGGGCTGGTCTTCAAGTCGGAAGCGATCGTGCATCCCGACGAAGTCGTCAAGTACATCGGTGAGGAAGAGTGTCAGATCTCGTACAACCCGACCCTGATGGCCCTGTTGTGGGAATCCCTGGCGACACGCAGTACGCAGCTACTGAAAAAGTCTCTGAGTCATCGCCATCGTTTGCCACACGGAACTTCGTGGGTAAATTACCTTCGCTGCCACGACGATATCGGTTGGACATTCGACGACAAAGACGCGGCCCAACTCGGCATCAATGGCTACAATCATCGACAATTCTTGAACAACTTTTACACAGGGCAATTCCCCGGCTCATTTGCCCGCGGAGTCCCTTTTCAGCATAACCCTGCCACCGGGGACATGCGGATCTCAGGCACGCTGGCGTCGCTGGCCGGCCTAGAGCAAGCCATCGAGTTCCACGACCCTAAGTTGATCGAGATGTCGGTCCGCCGTATGTGCCTGCTGTATGGCATCACGCTGAGTGTGGGCGGCATACCCCTTTTGTATCTCGGCGAAGAGTGGGGCATGCTCAATGACTATGACTTCGTGAAAGACCCTGCCAAAGCAGGCGACACACGTTGGATCCATCGCCCCAAAATGAAGTGGGAATATCTGCAAAACTTCAAACAGGAAGTCGATGACCAAAATGGATCGATTCGTGGGAAAATCTTCCGCTCGATCCAGAAATTGATCTCGCTGAGGAAGAATTTGCCCTCCTTGGCCGGACAGCAAATGGAGTTGGTTCCGGTCGATAATCCCCATGTTCTCGGTTTCGTGAGGCATTTTGAGGGCAATCGGACGCTCGTCCTGGCGAATTTCACCGAGGAAGAGCAGCGTGTTCCGGCTAATAATGTCCGCACAGGGGGGCTGGGGCGTTTTTTCCAAGATCTGATCAGCGAGCAGGAAATCGCAACTCATGAAGATCTGGTAATGCAGCCGTACGGGCTGCTATGGCTGGATAGAATTTAA
- a CDS encoding DUF309 domain-containing protein: MADETSRYEPTLPFPSYAYVPGLFPRPETDFEGRTDRQSFRYGVDLFNHGFYWEAHEAWESAWHAQGRVGDQAALLKGLIHLTACGVKARQQSLHGVEVHARKAVALFENAVQDLGIASLETLTEQVKKVRETPSRFLCDSQDNVVIVFDFQIELSRG, translated from the coding sequence ATGGCAGACGAAACCTCGCGCTATGAACCAACGCTGCCGTTTCCGTCGTACGCGTACGTTCCAGGCCTGTTTCCTCGGCCTGAAACGGATTTCGAGGGGCGGACCGACCGGCAATCGTTTCGGTACGGCGTCGACCTATTTAATCACGGATTTTACTGGGAAGCCCACGAAGCCTGGGAATCGGCCTGGCACGCCCAGGGAAGAGTAGGGGATCAGGCCGCTTTGCTAAAGGGGCTCATTCACCTGACAGCGTGCGGTGTGAAAGCTCGGCAACAGTCGCTTCACGGAGTCGAAGTGCATGCCCGCAAAGCCGTCGCCCTTTTCGAGAACGCTGTCCAAGACCTGGGCATAGCTTCGCTCGAGACACTTACCGAGCAGGTAAAGAAAGTCCGGGAGACTCCCAGTCGTTTCCTGTGCGATTCACAGGATAACGTGGTTATCGTGTTCGACTTTCAAATCGAATTATCGCGCGGCTAA
- a CDS encoding HAD-IIB family hydrolase encodes MKIALISLHGLIRAKDAELGRDADTGGQVKYVLELAAELAKEPEVTEVELLTRQIIDDRVSDDYAQVEEPICENAKIVRIPFGPKRYIRKESLWPYIEFFVDQTLAHFRRAGLPDLIHGHYADAGLAGAQLARLLHIPFVFTGHSLGRVKQERLIAKGKSVEDLERRYRLAQRIEAEEVALETASMVVASTNQEVELQYEKYENYVPDRMEVIPPGVNLQSFAPPKSTDDDYAIGPQIERFLRDPSKPPLIAMARPDERKNLEMLVRVYGESERLQELSNLVLIMGTRENLKDLAPAQRRIVEQILGKIDDFDLYGSVAYPKMHAPSDVPDIYRWCAQRRGVFVNPALTEPFGLTLLEAAAAGLPIVATNDGGPRDIVANCHNGLLVDPLDPEAIEKALLRMLTEPEQWDDWANQGKDGAKKHYSWANHAKRYWRDINDILDHSAKPDLARNSKVRRMPNFDRLIITDLDNTLTGDDDALRELMDTIREHDYIGFGISTGRRLDSAMEQIEEMNLPRPDLICAAVGTELYYGEYLTNDRTWRKQIGLHWTPDKIRALFEGVDGVYVQKDFQQSEFKISFDLDKSVAPSISEIKRMLREAGIRARVVFSRDMYLDILPNRGGPGVAVRHVLYKWGFSPEKVLVAGDSGNDEGMLKGRTLGVVVGNYSPELEKLRDWPRIYFSEGHHARGILEGINYYQFLDNITIPNDRNE; translated from the coding sequence ATGAAGATCGCTCTGATAAGCTTACATGGCTTAATCCGCGCCAAAGATGCCGAACTTGGTCGCGACGCGGACACGGGCGGCCAGGTTAAGTATGTCCTGGAGTTGGCCGCGGAACTGGCCAAAGAGCCCGAAGTTACCGAAGTAGAACTTCTCACCCGGCAAATCATCGACGACCGCGTTTCCGATGACTATGCCCAAGTCGAAGAACCTATTTGCGAGAACGCCAAAATCGTCCGAATTCCGTTCGGACCCAAACGGTATATTCGCAAAGAATCGCTTTGGCCTTACATCGAATTCTTCGTCGATCAGACCCTCGCTCACTTCCGCCGCGCCGGTCTGCCGGACCTCATTCATGGGCATTATGCCGACGCGGGTCTTGCCGGGGCGCAGCTTGCTCGGCTGCTTCACATTCCGTTTGTTTTCACCGGCCATTCGCTCGGTCGTGTCAAACAAGAACGCTTGATTGCCAAGGGTAAGTCGGTCGAAGACCTCGAACGCCGCTACCGCTTGGCGCAGCGAATCGAAGCGGAGGAAGTTGCTCTGGAAACGGCTTCGATGGTGGTGGCCAGCACCAATCAGGAAGTCGAACTACAGTACGAAAAATACGAGAACTACGTACCCGATCGGATGGAAGTCATTCCTCCTGGTGTGAACCTGCAGTCGTTCGCGCCACCGAAATCAACGGATGACGATTACGCGATTGGCCCGCAGATCGAGCGTTTTCTGCGAGACCCCAGCAAGCCGCCGTTGATCGCCATGGCTCGTCCCGACGAGCGAAAAAACCTGGAAATGCTCGTCCGTGTTTATGGTGAGAGCGAGCGTTTGCAAGAGCTTTCTAATCTCGTGCTCATCATGGGAACGCGCGAAAACCTGAAGGATCTCGCTCCGGCCCAACGCCGGATTGTCGAGCAAATCCTCGGTAAGATCGACGACTTCGATCTGTACGGTTCGGTCGCGTACCCCAAGATGCATGCCCCGAGTGATGTACCTGACATTTATCGTTGGTGTGCCCAACGTCGCGGAGTCTTTGTTAATCCAGCGCTCACGGAACCGTTTGGTTTAACGCTTCTGGAAGCTGCCGCAGCAGGCCTGCCGATTGTCGCCACCAACGACGGTGGTCCGAGAGATATCGTAGCGAACTGCCACAACGGTCTTTTGGTCGACCCGCTCGATCCCGAAGCGATCGAGAAGGCCTTGCTTCGGATGCTTACGGAGCCTGAGCAATGGGACGATTGGGCCAACCAAGGGAAAGATGGTGCCAAAAAGCACTACTCCTGGGCGAATCATGCCAAACGATATTGGCGAGACATCAACGATATTCTCGACCATTCGGCCAAGCCCGACCTCGCGCGAAACTCGAAAGTTCGGCGCATGCCAAACTTCGATCGGCTCATAATCACCGACCTGGATAACACACTGACCGGCGACGATGACGCGCTTCGCGAATTAATGGACACGATTCGCGAACACGACTACATCGGCTTTGGCATCTCGACTGGGCGTCGCCTGGACAGTGCGATGGAACAGATCGAGGAGATGAATCTGCCGAGACCTGACCTGATTTGTGCCGCAGTCGGAACAGAACTGTACTACGGCGAATATCTCACCAACGACCGAACTTGGCGAAAGCAGATCGGTCTGCACTGGACACCCGATAAAATACGTGCTCTGTTTGAGGGCGTGGATGGAGTCTACGTGCAAAAGGATTTTCAGCAGTCTGAGTTCAAGATCAGCTTCGACCTCGACAAGAGCGTTGCTCCGAGTATCTCGGAAATCAAGCGAATGCTACGAGAAGCCGGCATTCGCGCACGCGTGGTATTCTCACGAGATATGTACCTAGACATCTTGCCCAATCGCGGGGGGCCTGGTGTGGCTGTGCGGCACGTCCTCTACAAATGGGGATTTTCGCCAGAAAAAGTGCTCGTGGCCGGCGACAGCGGCAACGACGAGGGGATGCTCAAAGGGCGCACGCTTGGAGTGGTTGTAGGGAATTACAGTCCTGAGCTCGAGAAGCTAAGGGACTGGCCGCGGATCTATTTCTCAGAGGGACATCATGCACGAGGTATCCTGGAGGGAATTAATTACTATCAGTTTTTAGATAACATCACGATACCCAATGATCGGAACGAGTAG